A window from Sphingobacteriia bacterium encodes these proteins:
- a CDS encoding class I SAM-dependent methyltransferase translates to MLVEKVKFYWNYFNQESRKFIEEIKYRVKHIAEGNEELCYFYFFNKSYKDLELRLKILKYFYPNYAPYTFFDGVISFFKGDKVKAKECFLKFKEVDPRHAINNYYLNILDNVENITLPEDVVRLYFEVSANFYTQLNNASIELYVSQIGVNQDKLKLDQEKVSVLDLGCGTGIFTKKIYKFLGKNPEIIAIDFASNMLEKAIKKFIKEEKYLYLQTINKNAFDYLEQDNTKFDIIIASELIPYVNDLETLFKSLANKMFDSSKVILTFEFNDNKENRSFSTDYFKYIYTRDYIKEILHKNKLKIVSEPLNASSGHTVMIIKKEI, encoded by the coding sequence ATGTTAGTAGAAAAAGTAAAATTTTATTGGAATTATTTTAATCAAGAATCAAGAAAATTTATTGAGGAAATAAAATATCGCGTTAAGCACATAGCAGAAGGAAATGAAGAATTATGCTATTTTTATTTTTTCAATAAAAGCTATAAGGATTTAGAATTACGATTAAAAATTTTAAAATATTTTTATCCTAATTATGCTCCTTATACTTTCTTTGATGGAGTTATTAGTTTTTTTAAAGGCGATAAAGTCAAAGCTAAAGAATGCTTTTTAAAATTTAAAGAAGTTGATCCCCGTCACGCTATAAATAATTATTATTTAAACATATTAGATAATGTTGAAAATATTACCTTACCAGAAGATGTTGTAAGATTATATTTTGAAGTATCCGCTAATTTTTATACACAGTTAAACAATGCTTCTATTGAATTATATGTTTCACAAATAGGCGTTAATCAAGACAAATTAAAATTAGATCAAGAAAAAGTTTCAGTGTTAGATTTAGGATGTGGCACTGGAATATTCACCAAAAAGATTTATAAATTTTTAGGAAAAAACCCTGAAATTATAGCAATTGATTTTGCAAGTAACATGCTCGAGAAAGCTATTAAAAAATTTATTAAAGAAGAAAAATATTTATACTTACAAACTATCAATAAAAATGCTTTTGATTATTTAGAACAGGATAATACTAAATTCGATATTATTATTGCCTCAGAATTAATTCCTTACGTAAACGATTTAGAAACATTATTTAAAAGCTTAGCTAATAAAATGTTTGATAGTAGTAAGGTAATTTTAACATTTGAATTTAATGATAATAAAGAAAATAGAAGTTTTTCTACTGATTATTTTAAATATATTTATACAAGAGATTACATAAAAGAAATTTTGCATAAAAATAAATTAAAAATTGTTTCTGAGCCGCTTAATGCGAGTTCAGGTCATACCGTTATGATAATTAAAAAGGAAATATAA
- a CDS encoding Smr/MutS family protein, with translation MDWEEYINTVKKVTKKQRVVEESKKVSFKKKNLDFKEIIDYQGLGYNKDTLVSDRKLQKRLKSKEIDRVLDLHFFTLEEAYKALYRFLINSRNDQCKTVLVITGKGHFIDGKYTGKIKNEAPKWLNYFQEQKIIGNFCLSNEEQGGEGAYIVTLKK, from the coding sequence ATGGATTGGGAAGAATATATAAATACAGTTAAAAAAGTGACGAAAAAACAAAGGGTTGTTGAAGAATCAAAAAAGGTTTCATTTAAAAAGAAAAATTTAGATTTTAAAGAAATTATTGATTATCAGGGACTTGGTTATAATAAGGATACGCTTGTATCTGATAGGAAACTTCAAAAAAGACTTAAAAGTAAGGAAATTGATAGAGTACTAGATTTGCACTTCTTTACCCTTGAAGAAGCGTATAAGGCTTTATACCGATTTCTTATTAATTCCAGAAACGACCAATGTAAAACCGTATTAGTTATTACAGGAAAAGGTCATTTTATTGATGGAAAATATACTGGGAAGATTAAAAATGAAGCTCCCAAGTGGTTAAATTATTTTCAAGAGCAAAAAATAATTGGTAATTTTTGTCTTTCTAATGAAGAGCAAGGAGGAGAAGGAGCTTATATCGTAACATTAAAAAAATAA
- the pal gene encoding peptidoglycan-associated lipoprotein Pal, with amino-acid sequence MMKKLLSVAFVLLFASACTTGSRMGGVDGAGGDAQIIPGTQADLEANVGDRVFFDFDRSDVKEEAKETLKRQAAWLQQYPNTRITIEGHADERGTREYNIALGERRAESVKKYLISLGISNDRLSTVSFGKERLAVIGNTEEAHAQNRRGVTVVSNQ; translated from the coding sequence ATGATGAAAAAACTTCTTTCTGTAGCATTCGTGCTCTTATTTGCTTCAGCTTGTACTACAGGTTCAAGAATGGGCGGAGTTGATGGTGCAGGTGGTGATGCTCAAATTATTCCAGGTACACAAGCTGATTTAGAAGCTAACGTTGGTGATAGAGTATTTTTTGATTTCGATCGTTCAGATGTTAAAGAAGAAGCTAAAGAAACTTTAAAACGTCAAGCGGCTTGGTTACAACAATACCCAAACACAAGAATAACAATTGAAGGTCATGCAGATGAACGCGGTACTCGTGAGTACAACATTGCTCTTGGTGAACGTCGTGCTGAATCAGTAAAAAAATACTTAATTAGCCTTGGTATTTCTAATGATCGTCTTTCAACCGTTTCATTCGGTAAAGAGCGTTTAGCTGTTATCGGTAATACCGAAGAAGCTCATGCTCAAAATCGTCGTGGTGTAACTGTTGTAAGCAATCAATAG
- the xerD gene encoding site-specific tyrosine recombinase XerD — protein sequence MTHTKLKDNLLEIFDEYLKSEVGASANTTASYLKDLNNFSEYLNKSKVKFENVQSTDIENFIKYLNSNSFKSSTINRHISAIKSFYQFLFTEKIISSSPALNIDHNKLPQKLPKFLSKEEVNQLMEIIRKAETLDEIRLLAMLEILYATGMRVSELVSLKRNSIKFSEKGEIEPYLKVLGKGNKERMVPLHNKAISALHNYIAKVLKNNLQNQYLFPSNSKEGYITRQRFGQLLKELAIKAGIDHKRISPHVIRHTFATQLLEGGADLRIIQEILGHSDIATTQIYTHTTSARLKSVVYSHHPLANDHIK from the coding sequence TTGACACATACCAAATTGAAAGATAATTTATTAGAAATATTTGATGAATATTTAAAATCTGAAGTCGGGGCAAGTGCTAATACTACCGCTTCATACTTAAAGGATTTAAATAATTTTTCAGAGTATTTAAATAAAAGCAAAGTAAAATTTGAAAATGTTCAAAGTACAGATATCGAAAATTTTATAAAATACTTAAATTCTAATAGTTTTAAATCTTCTACAATAAATAGACATATCTCTGCCATAAAAAGTTTTTATCAATTTTTATTTACTGAAAAAATTATCTCATCATCTCCAGCCTTAAATATTGACCATAACAAATTACCACAAAAACTTCCTAAATTTCTCTCAAAAGAAGAAGTGAATCAGCTAATGGAAATTATACGAAAAGCTGAAACTCTTGATGAAATAAGATTACTTGCAATGCTGGAAATTTTATATGCAACAGGAATGAGAGTAAGTGAACTTGTAAGCCTTAAACGCAATTCAATAAAATTTAGTGAAAAAGGTGAAATTGAACCATATTTAAAAGTATTAGGTAAAGGTAATAAAGAAAGAATGGTACCTTTACATAACAAGGCAATTTCTGCTTTACATAATTACATAGCAAAAGTTTTAAAAAATAATTTACAAAACCAATACTTATTTCCTTCAAATTCTAAAGAAGGTTATATAACACGGCAAAGATTTGGCCAATTACTGAAAGAATTAGCTATTAAAGCAGGCATTGATCATAAACGTATTTCTCCGCATGTAATAAGGCATACATTTGCTACACAATTATTAGAAGGAGGAGCGGATTTAAGAATAATTCAAGAAATTTTAGGCCACAGTGACATTGCTACTACTCAAATTTATACGCATACTACCAGTGCACGATTAAAATCTGTTGTTTATTCGCATCACCCTCTTGCAAATGATCATATTAAATAA
- the tilS gene encoding tRNA lysidine(34) synthetase TilS → MDAQKLQTKFKEIWQKFDFFPSSKICVAVSGGADSMALLSLLINAVNNDRLHVITINHKLRPEAEEEANFVNSFCASNKIRHEILAWPENRPLARNQNEAREVRYDLINQYCKQYNIINIITAHHKDDVIENFFIRINRGSGLRGVANSLEFENYNISENIKLIKPLLNFNKKNLIEYLEYHKISWKEDASNFNDKYLRNRIRANLNVLDLNLENLFTTILNLSLTNINYENRLNELEVNCIRIHPFKLAEIDLNKFLKYSVIDQGRIIADIIKLIGEVKYTPRFSSIVEIINSIKSGFKFKTLGNCLLEINNNILHVYPEYKFNKEKTVYFKENIIIEGFYVKNISINEHYNITPLTPEIWKKIKREFKNIPKIVEKIRYFLPIILDSNLNISSTMITCIKNNNIKMYWQPRQSLSKLNSQERSRELINLLHT, encoded by the coding sequence TTGGATGCACAAAAGCTTCAAACTAAATTTAAAGAAATTTGGCAAAAATTTGATTTTTTTCCTAGCAGCAAAATTTGTGTAGCTGTTTCAGGAGGAGCCGATTCAATGGCGCTTCTATCATTATTAATTAATGCTGTTAATAATGATAGATTGCATGTAATTACAATAAATCATAAATTAAGACCGGAAGCTGAAGAAGAAGCTAATTTTGTTAATTCATTTTGTGCCTCAAATAAAATTAGGCATGAAATTTTAGCATGGCCTGAAAATCGTCCTCTTGCTCGTAACCAAAATGAAGCTCGAGAAGTTAGGTATGATTTAATCAATCAATATTGTAAACAATATAACATCATTAATATAATAACAGCACATCATAAAGATGATGTAATTGAAAATTTCTTTATAAGAATTAATAGAGGAAGTGGCTTAAGAGGAGTAGCTAATTCTTTAGAATTCGAAAATTATAATATTTCTGAAAATATAAAATTAATAAAGCCATTATTAAATTTTAATAAGAAAAATCTTATTGAATATTTAGAATATCATAAAATTTCTTGGAAAGAAGATGCTAGTAACTTTAATGATAAATATTTACGTAATAGAATAAGAGCAAATTTGAATGTTTTAGACCTTAATTTAGAAAATCTTTTTACTACAATATTAAATTTATCTTTAACTAATATAAATTATGAAAATAGATTGAATGAATTAGAAGTAAATTGTATAAGAATCCATCCTTTTAAACTAGCAGAAATAGATTTGAATAAATTTCTAAAATACTCAGTTATTGATCAAGGTAGAATAATAGCAGATATTATTAAATTAATAGGTGAAGTAAAGTATACTCCTAGATTTTCTTCAATTGTAGAAATTATTAACAGTATAAAATCGGGATTTAAGTTTAAAACTTTAGGTAATTGCTTATTGGAAATTAATAATAACATTTTACATGTTTATCCCGAATATAAGTTTAATAAAGAAAAGACTGTTTATTTTAAAGAAAATATAATAATAGAGGGTTTTTATGTTAAAAATATATCTATTAATGAACACTATAATATAACTCCATTAACGCCAGAAATATGGAAAAAGATAAAAAGAGAATTTAAAAATATACCTAAAATAGTTGAAAAGATTAGGTATTTTTTGCCAATAATATTGGATTCAAACTTGAATATTTCAAGTACAATGATTACATGTATAAAAAATAATAATATAAAAATGTATTGGCAACCAAGGCAAAGCTTGAGTAAATTAAATAGTCAAGAGCGTTCAAGAGAATTAATAAACTTGTTACATACATAA
- the rpoH gene encoding RNA polymerase sigma factor RpoH yields the protein MSLILATSPSDQISLARYLEEIKRIPSLDAETEFMLAKDMIEHKDIKAAHKLVLSYLKLVPKIARVYKNYGLPMIEMISEGNIGLMQAVKKFNPELGYRLSTYATWWIKAAIQEYIIKSWSLVKIGTTSAQKKLFFNLRKLKSKITKLEARSELNHEDIKKIAAQLNVHESEVIEMDQRIHSSDISLNNFINEDKNEAIDLIPESRPNQEVIFEKKQEKKRKLNLFHKALALLDVREKEIIEQRHLSENALTLEQIAKKFNVSTERVRQLETRALNKLKEAVANN from the coding sequence ATGTCATTAATATTAGCAACATCACCTTCGGATCAAATTAGCTTAGCTCGTTATCTAGAAGAGATTAAAAGAATCCCTAGCTTAGACGCTGAAACAGAATTTATGTTAGCAAAGGATATGATTGAACATAAAGATATTAAGGCTGCACATAAATTAGTTTTAAGTTATCTTAAACTTGTCCCTAAAATTGCTAGAGTTTATAAAAATTATGGCCTTCCTATGATTGAGATGATTTCAGAAGGCAATATCGGCCTTATGCAGGCAGTAAAAAAATTTAATCCTGAATTAGGTTACAGGTTATCAACATATGCAACATGGTGGATTAAAGCTGCTATACAAGAATACATTATTAAAAGCTGGTCGTTAGTAAAGATAGGTACTACATCTGCTCAAAAAAAATTGTTTTTTAATCTTAGAAAGTTAAAATCTAAAATCACAAAACTTGAAGCTCGCTCTGAATTAAATCATGAAGATATTAAAAAAATAGCAGCTCAATTAAATGTACACGAATCTGAAGTTATTGAAATGGATCAGCGCATTCATTCTTCTGATATTTCATTAAATAATTTTATTAATGAAGATAAAAATGAAGCAATTGATCTTATTCCTGAATCTCGTCCTAATCAGGAAGTTATTTTTGAAAAAAAACAGGAAAAGAAAAGAAAGCTTAATTTATTTCATAAAGCTTTAGCTTTACTAGATGTTCGTGAAAAAGAAATCATTGAGCAAAGACATTTAAGTGAGAACGCTTTAACTTTAGAACAAATTGCTAAAAAATTTAATGTCTCAACTGAAAGAGTAAGACAACTTGAAACACGAGCTTTAAATAAACTTAAAGAAGCCGTAGCTAATAACTAA
- a CDS encoding ABC transporter permease, which yields MLSHKKRLISYKVLLSKEIWRFFKVYHQTIISPIISALLFFSIFTIAIGKHVDFIGSIKFEVFMSAGLIAMSIIQNAFANTSSVMVISKVNGAIIDYLLPPFTPTQMITCFAISSLIRSTIIAFILYIILFFITGIPIYNPGTLLAFIALSSILLSNIGLLTGIASKRFDDLAAITNYIVTPLSFLSGTFYPISNLSPWFNKIIYYNPFFYIVDGIRFSFTNFKECNIVTALASLTILNIFIWAICYFVLKSGWKLRK from the coding sequence ATGCTTTCTCATAAAAAACGCCTTATTTCTTATAAAGTTTTATTATCCAAAGAAATTTGGCGTTTTTTTAAAGTATACCATCAGACAATTATTTCTCCTATTATATCCGCGTTATTATTTTTTAGCATTTTTACAATAGCTATAGGTAAGCATGTCGATTTTATCGGAAGCATTAAGTTCGAAGTATTTATGTCGGCAGGTTTAATTGCGATGAGTATAATACAAAATGCTTTCGCAAACACTTCATCTGTAATGGTTATTAGTAAAGTAAACGGTGCTATAATTGACTATTTACTTCCACCTTTCACTCCTACTCAAATGATTACCTGTTTTGCAATTTCAAGCTTGATTAGATCAACTATAATAGCTTTTATTTTATATATAATCTTATTCTTTATTACTGGAATCCCTATTTATAATCCGGGTACCTTACTTGCATTTATAGCTCTTTCTTCAATTTTATTATCCAATATTGGATTACTAACTGGTATTGCTTCAAAAAGATTTGACGATTTAGCTGCTATTACAAATTATATTGTAACCCCTTTATCATTTCTTTCAGGAACATTTTATCCTATTAGCAATCTTTCACCTTGGTTTAATAAAATCATTTATTACAACCCATTCTTTTATATTGTTGACGGAATAAGGTTTAGCTTTACTAATTTCAAAGAATGTAATATTGTCACAGCCTTAGCTAGTTTAACTATCTTAAATATCTTTATCTGGGCAATTTGCTATTTCGTTTTAAAATCAGGTTGGAAATTACGTAAATAA
- a CDS encoding phosphoglucosamine mutase produces MTKNLFGTDGIRGVPNSGSLEPDNILKIAIATAGVLGSTGRHNKVLIGKDTRLSGYLLENALTAGFIASGTDVFLVGPMPTPGISMLTKSLRADLGIMISASHNPYQDNGIKIFGGDGYKISDDMQAEISRKVLNGSWKNYFATPDNLGKAKRIEDAQGRYIEFVKNTFPKGLSLNGLRVVLDCANGATYHIGPTILWELGAEVITIANTPDGYNINEKCGATHPELLIENVKKLRADIGIALDGDGDRVLIVDEKGHVIDGDQILTLIASYWKKTGILKQNTVISTVMANKAMEDYLNKININVIRTQVGDRYVMQAMQENSVNLGGEQSGHIIMSDYATTGDGLIAALQVLAVVAEQKKPASEICRVFKPYPQICKNVKFKNSNPLEKEEIKVFINSVQTTNSSNARILVRKSGTEPLIRIMVEGKDSNLINNLANEIEEKISLA; encoded by the coding sequence ATGACTAAAAACTTATTTGGTACAGATGGTATAAGAGGTGTTCCTAATAGTGGAAGCTTAGAGCCTGACAATATTTTAAAAATAGCAATTGCTACTGCTGGAGTTTTAGGATCAACAGGTCGACATAATAAGGTTCTTATAGGGAAAGATACAAGGCTTTCAGGTTATTTATTAGAAAATGCACTTACTGCTGGATTTATCGCTAGTGGTACAGATGTGTTTTTAGTTGGACCAATGCCTACACCTGGAATTAGTATGTTAACAAAATCATTACGAGCTGATTTAGGAATTATGATTTCAGCCTCACACAATCCTTATCAAGATAATGGAATAAAAATATTTGGCGGTGATGGTTATAAAATTTCTGATGATATGCAAGCAGAAATTTCCCGTAAAGTGTTAAATGGCTCATGGAAAAACTATTTTGCAACTCCTGATAATTTAGGGAAAGCGAAAAGAATAGAAGATGCACAAGGCAGATATATTGAATTTGTAAAAAACACTTTTCCAAAAGGATTAAGCTTAAATGGATTAAGAGTAGTATTAGATTGTGCTAATGGTGCAACTTACCATATAGGGCCAACAATTTTATGGGAATTAGGTGCAGAAGTTATTACTATTGCTAATACGCCAGATGGATATAATATAAATGAAAAATGTGGAGCTACACATCCTGAGCTATTAATAGAAAATGTAAAAAAACTTAGAGCAGATATAGGCATTGCTTTAGATGGGGATGGTGATAGAGTTTTAATAGTTGATGAGAAAGGTCATGTCATTGATGGAGATCAAATTCTTACATTAATAGCAAGTTATTGGAAAAAAACTGGGATATTAAAGCAAAACACAGTAATTTCCACTGTTATGGCTAATAAAGCTATGGAAGATTATTTAAACAAAATAAATATAAATGTAATACGTACTCAAGTAGGCGATCGCTACGTAATGCAAGCTATGCAAGAGAATTCAGTAAATCTTGGTGGTGAGCAATCTGGCCATATAATTATGAGTGATTATGCGACTACTGGAGATGGATTAATAGCAGCTTTACAAGTGCTAGCAGTAGTGGCCGAGCAAAAGAAGCCAGCCAGCGAAATATGTAGAGTGTTTAAACCATATCCTCAAATATGTAAAAATGTTAAATTTAAAAATTCTAATCCATTAGAAAAAGAAGAAATAAAAGTATTTATTAATTCTGTCCAAACTACAAATTCTAGTAATGCAAGAATACTAGTTAGGAAATCTGGTACCGAGCCATTAATTAGAATAATGGTCGAAGGTAAAGATTCAAATTTAATAAATAACCTTGCAAATGAAATTGAAGAAAAAATATCATTAGCTTAA
- the ybgF gene encoding tol-pal system protein YbgF has translation MKINSNLLKALFLTFVITTNHALAEDNIQSRLADRMERLERDLNILQKQFYRTGGSSKKSNASGLNTDAADLESRVMMIEEQMRDLNGKVEEVQFYNKQLSDRVDILNKDIDFRFEQIEKGKKLASTPSSESAKDDLTTESTTSKTITATNDQEAFDKKIGETKYNKEKPLNQQLKDSEAKKGKGISSEAIETGSIESDNEKKKSYDEAINLIKKSELDKAAKVLETFIGKYGDDPLVGNAYYWYGEVFYVKKQYQEAAIQYLKGYKQFPKGKRAPDTLLKLSMSLGQLKKLKEACSTIDKLYDRFPDASASIKSKADKEYKRLGCTKASN, from the coding sequence ATGAAAATAAATTCTAATTTACTAAAAGCTCTTTTTTTAACCTTTGTAATTACGACAAATCACGCTTTAGCTGAGGATAACATTCAATCAAGATTAGCCGATAGAATGGAAAGGTTGGAAAGAGATTTAAATATACTTCAAAAACAATTTTACCGTACCGGTGGTTCATCTAAAAAAAGTAACGCTTCTGGTTTAAATACTGATGCTGCGGACTTAGAATCAAGAGTTATGATGATCGAAGAGCAAATGCGCGATTTAAATGGTAAAGTAGAAGAAGTTCAATTTTATAATAAACAATTAAGTGATAGAGTTGATATATTAAATAAAGATATAGATTTTAGATTTGAACAAATAGAGAAAGGTAAAAAGCTAGCTTCTACCCCAAGTAGTGAAAGTGCTAAAGATGATTTAACTACTGAGTCAACTACTTCTAAAACTATAACTGCTACAAATGACCAAGAAGCTTTTGATAAAAAAATAGGTGAAACTAAATATAATAAAGAAAAACCTTTAAATCAGCAGTTAAAAGATTCTGAAGCTAAAAAAGGTAAAGGAATCAGTTCTGAAGCAATAGAAACTGGAAGCATTGAAAGCGATAATGAAAAAAAGAAATCATATGATGAAGCAATTAATTTAATAAAAAAGTCTGAATTAGATAAGGCAGCAAAAGTTTTAGAAACATTTATTGGTAAATATGGTGATGATCCATTAGTTGGAAATGCATATTATTGGTATGGTGAAGTGTTTTATGTTAAAAAACAATACCAAGAAGCTGCAATTCAGTATCTAAAAGGTTATAAACAATTTCCTAAAGGGAAAAGAGCGCCAGATACTTTATTAAAACTTTCAATGTCATTAGGACAACTTAAAAAACTTAAAGAAGCATGTAGCACCATAGATAAACTCTATGATCGGTTTCCAGATGCATCAGCAAGTATAAAGAGTAAAGCAGATAAAGAGTATAAACGTCTTGGATGCACAAAAGCTTCAAACTAA
- a CDS encoding ATP-dependent zinc protease, with protein sequence MEETLVLKSKKIIGWHEWLSLPDLNIPYIKAKIDTGATTSSIGVSEIRHFTHKGAPWVKFNMMPFSKIKHSAIAEIVDERIVSDSGGHRQLRYVIKTLLKISEDNSWEIELTLANRTTMRYQMLLGREAMAGKIMVDPGEEYLLGKHSIKDIRKLYNL encoded by the coding sequence ATGGAAGAAACGCTTGTTTTAAAAAGTAAAAAAATAATCGGTTGGCATGAATGGCTTTCATTGCCTGATTTAAATATTCCATACATAAAAGCTAAAATTGACACTGGCGCCACTACCTCTTCGATAGGAGTTAGTGAAATTAGACATTTTACTCACAAAGGTGCTCCATGGGTAAAATTTAATATGATGCCTTTTTCAAAAATAAAGCATAGTGCGATTGCTGAAATTGTTGATGAAAGAATTGTTAGTGATTCAGGGGGGCACAGGCAATTAAGATATGTAATCAAAACACTCTTAAAAATAAGCGAAGATAATAGTTGGGAAATAGAGTTAACTCTTGCCAATAGAACTACAATGCGGTATCAAATGTTACTAGGAAGAGAAGCCATGGCAGGCAAAATTATGGTAGATCCTGGTGAAGAATATTTATTAGGTAAACATTCTATAAAAGATATAAGAAAACTATACAATCTATAA
- the ftsH gene encoding ATP-dependent zinc metalloprotease FtsH — protein sequence MGNFGKNLLVWAFVILTLLGIYNYIQGGSITGTYSTYPFSDFLSKVEEGQVASVLIQGRNIEGKFTDGTRFNTFLPEYPNLIDKLRTNSVRIEAVPTDSKMNSVIGILLSWFPIFLLIGVWVFFMKQMQGGGGKAMGFGKSRAKLLSEKSKITFEDVAGIDEAKEELTEIVDFLKDPGKFQSLGGKIPKGCLLIGQPGTGKTLLARAIAGEANVPFFSISGSDFVEMFVGVGASRVRDMFEQGKKNAPCIIFIDEIDAVGRHRGIGLGGGNDEREQTLNQLLVEMDGFEANEGVIILAATNRPDVLDPALLRPGRFDRQIVVPAPDINGREQILSVHARKVPVAPDVDLKVIARGTPGFSGADLANIVNEGALMAARKNRKIVTMKDFEAAKDKVMMGVERKSMAMTEDQKKLTAYHEGGHAIVALHCPASDPIHKATIIPRGRALGLVMRLPETDRYNVTLEKLKADISVAMGGRVAEELIFGKEKITSGASSDIEQATKMARAMVTEWGMSDKVGPIHYGGEGQDVYLGHSTGSQKSRSDDTTKLIDDEIKKFVDDGYKSATKILKDNLDKLHLLANALLEYETLSGDEIKDILAGKKIKRDHNDDKPKRSSLATSSSDTASSDNIDTNFGQQSST from the coding sequence ATGGGAAATTTCGGGAAAAATTTGTTAGTTTGGGCCTTTGTTATTCTAACGCTATTAGGCATTTATAACTATATTCAAGGCGGGTCTATCACCGGTACTTATTCAACATATCCATTTTCTGACTTTTTAAGTAAAGTAGAAGAAGGACAAGTGGCTAGCGTATTAATCCAAGGTAGAAATATTGAAGGAAAATTTACTGATGGTACGAGATTTAATACCTTTCTTCCTGAATATCCTAATTTAATTGATAAATTAAGAACTAATAGCGTTAGGATTGAAGCTGTGCCTACCGATAGTAAAATGAATTCGGTAATAGGAATTTTGCTTTCTTGGTTCCCAATTTTCTTACTTATTGGGGTATGGGTATTCTTCATGAAGCAAATGCAAGGTGGTGGCGGTAAAGCAATGGGGTTTGGCAAATCACGTGCAAAATTGTTATCTGAAAAATCTAAAATAACATTTGAAGATGTTGCAGGTATTGATGAAGCTAAAGAAGAATTAACAGAAATAGTTGATTTCTTAAAAGACCCGGGCAAATTCCAATCACTTGGTGGTAAAATTCCAAAAGGATGTTTATTAATTGGTCAACCTGGTACTGGTAAAACCTTACTTGCAAGAGCTATTGCAGGAGAAGCGAATGTACCGTTTTTCTCAATTTCAGGTTCAGATTTTGTTGAAATGTTTGTTGGTGTTGGTGCAAGCCGTGTAAGAGATATGTTTGAACAAGGCAAGAAAAACGCTCCATGTATTATTTTTATAGATGAAATAGATGCGGTAGGTAGACATAGAGGTATAGGCCTTGGAGGCGGTAATGATGAAAGAGAACAAACTCTTAATCAGTTACTAGTTGAAATGGACGGTTTTGAAGCAAATGAAGGGGTAATTATTCTTGCTGCAACAAATAGACCAGACGTTTTAGACCCGGCTCTCCTTAGACCTGGAAGATTTGATAGACAAATAGTTGTTCCAGCACCAGATATTAATGGCCGTGAACAAATATTAAGTGTTCATGCAAGAAAAGTTCCAGTTGCTCCAGATGTGGATCTTAAAGTAATTGCAAGAGGTACCCCAGGATTTAGTGGTGCTGATCTCGCAAATATCGTAAATGAAGGCGCGCTTATGGCGGCTAGAAAAAATAGAAAAATCGTTACTATGAAAGATTTTGAAGCAGCAAAAGACAAAGTAATGATGGGTGTAGAACGTAAGTCAATGGCTATGACTGAAGATCAAAAGAAGTTAACTGCGTATCATGAGGGTGGTCACGCCATAGTTGCTTTACACTGTCCTGCCTCTGATCCAATCCATAAGGCTACAATTATTCCTCGTGGTAGAGCTTTAGGCTTAGTTATGCGTTTACCTGAAACTGATAGATATAATGTTACTTTAGAAAAACTTAAAGCTGACATTTCAGTGGCAATGGGTGGAAGAGTTGCTGAAGAACTAATATTTGGTAAAGAAAAAATAACCAGTGGAGCTTCGTCAGATATTGAACAAGCTACTAAAATGGCTCGTGCAATGGTTACTGAATGGGGAATGAGTGATAAAGTTGGCCCTATACATTATGGTGGTGAAGGACAAGATGTTTATTTAGGACACAGTACCGGTAGTCAGAAATCTCGCTCAGATGATACAACCAAATTGATTGATGATGAAATCAAAAAGTTTGTTGATGATGGATATAAAAGCGCTACTAAAATTTTAAAAGATAACTTAGACAAATTACATTTACTTGCTAACGCTCTTTTAGAATATGAAACTTTAAGCGGTGATGAAATAAAAGATATTTTAGCTGGGAAAAAGATAAAAAGAGATCATAATGATGATAAACCTAAGCGTTCGTCATTAGCAACTAGCTCAAGTGATACAGCATCTAGCGATAATATTGATACAAATTTTGGCCAACAATCGAGCACATAA